From the genome of Candidatus Kapaibacterium sp., one region includes:
- a CDS encoding thiamine pyrophosphate-dependent enzyme — MATVRHRKVRPVSADGLWRLPEWVTPQEVLRDYRLCWESRHASLLGRREVLTGKAKFGIFGDGKEVAQVAMAKAFRPGDWRSGYYRDQTLLMALGLLTLEQFFAQLYAHADEEAEPHSAGRQMNCHFGGRLIDRNGNWLPQTVRVNIASDISPTGSQMPRLVGLAYASRLYRELPELRQFRELSDNGNEIAWGTIGNATCAEGMFWEAVNAIGVLKAPAIISIWDDGYGISVPNEHQVTKSNISALLEGFRRTPGQRDGFEIYTVRGWDYPALVAVYQHAAELARREHIPAIIHVTELTQPQGHSTSGSHERYKPPERLQWEREHDCLVRMRQWILQEGIATAEELDEIERQAAETVRQAKERAWRAYQEPILRERAELAALLQELESVSSRSEEIAQVRAELLAVREPVRKDLMVAVNRALIAVAFEPSPQRDRIVRWRWALEEQQAERYSSHLYSQTPFSALRVPEIPPVYAEDSPLVNGFEVINACFNEALRRDPRVIIFGEDVGRLGDVNQGCAGLQARYGELRVSDTGIRECTIVGQAIGMALRGLRPIAEIQYLDYLLYALQIMSDDIATMRWRTKGMQRAPVIIRTRGHRLEGIWHSGSPMAGIINLVRGMLVLVPRDMTRAAGFYNTVLRSDDPALIVEVLNGYRLKERLPANIGEFTVPVGVPEVLREGTDITIVTYGACCRIVLEAAQLLERVGISAEVIDVQSLVPFDIHHRIVESLKKTNRILFVDEDVPGGTTAYMMQQVLEVQGGYRWLDSPPKTLPAQEHRPAYGTDGDYWSKPNVEQVFEAAYMVLHEADPRRYPLFFR; from the coding sequence ATGGCGACGGTGCGACATCGCAAGGTTCGGCCGGTTTCGGCTGATGGACTATGGCGGTTGCCGGAGTGGGTGACACCGCAAGAGGTGCTCCGAGACTACCGCCTCTGTTGGGAGAGCCGCCATGCCAGTCTGCTAGGGAGGCGGGAGGTCCTGACGGGGAAAGCCAAGTTCGGCATCTTCGGCGATGGCAAAGAGGTCGCCCAGGTGGCGATGGCCAAGGCCTTTCGGCCTGGAGACTGGCGCTCAGGATACTACCGTGACCAGACGCTCCTGATGGCTCTGGGGCTATTGACGCTAGAACAGTTCTTCGCCCAGCTCTACGCCCATGCTGATGAAGAGGCTGAGCCCCATTCGGCAGGACGGCAGATGAACTGCCACTTCGGCGGGCGTCTCATTGACCGCAACGGTAACTGGCTGCCCCAGACTGTCCGCGTGAACATTGCCTCCGACATATCGCCGACGGGATCGCAGATGCCCCGCCTCGTAGGGCTGGCGTATGCATCGCGCCTCTATCGGGAGCTACCGGAGTTGCGGCAGTTCCGCGAGTTATCGGACAATGGGAATGAGATTGCCTGGGGCACGATTGGCAACGCTACGTGTGCCGAAGGGATGTTCTGGGAGGCGGTCAACGCAATCGGTGTGCTCAAAGCCCCGGCAATCATCTCTATCTGGGACGACGGCTACGGTATCTCCGTTCCGAACGAGCACCAAGTGACGAAGTCCAACATTTCGGCTCTGCTCGAGGGCTTCCGACGGACTCCAGGGCAGCGCGATGGGTTTGAGATCTACACAGTTCGTGGCTGGGACTATCCAGCACTGGTTGCAGTCTACCAGCACGCTGCCGAACTTGCGCGGCGCGAGCACATTCCTGCCATCATCCACGTCACAGAGCTGACGCAACCGCAGGGGCATTCCACTAGCGGCAGCCACGAGCGCTACAAGCCGCCAGAGCGGTTGCAGTGGGAGCGTGAGCACGACTGCCTGGTGCGGATGCGACAGTGGATCCTCCAGGAAGGGATAGCGACGGCAGAGGAGCTCGACGAAATTGAGCGGCAAGCTGCTGAGACTGTTCGGCAGGCGAAGGAGCGAGCTTGGCGAGCCTACCAGGAACCCATCTTGCGGGAGCGAGCGGAGCTTGCGGCCCTTCTGCAGGAGTTAGAGAGCGTTAGCTCACGCTCTGAGGAGATAGCCCAGGTGCGGGCGGAGCTGCTCGCTGTTCGAGAACCCGTCCGCAAGGACTTGATGGTGGCAGTCAACCGTGCCCTCATCGCTGTAGCTTTTGAGCCGAGCCCACAGCGGGACCGGATTGTGCGCTGGCGCTGGGCACTGGAGGAGCAGCAAGCGGAGCGCTATAGCTCGCACCTCTACAGTCAAACGCCGTTTTCAGCGCTGCGCGTGCCAGAGATTCCACCAGTGTACGCGGAGGACTCACCGCTGGTGAACGGGTTTGAGGTCATCAACGCCTGCTTCAACGAAGCGTTGCGACGTGATCCCCGTGTCATCATCTTTGGCGAGGACGTCGGGCGGTTGGGAGATGTCAACCAAGGATGTGCGGGACTGCAGGCGCGTTATGGAGAGCTTCGAGTCAGTGATACGGGCATCCGGGAGTGCACAATCGTAGGACAGGCCATCGGGATGGCATTGCGCGGCCTGCGCCCGATAGCGGAGATCCAATACCTGGACTACCTGCTCTACGCCCTGCAGATCATGTCCGATGACATCGCCACGATGCGGTGGCGGACGAAGGGGATGCAGCGGGCACCCGTCATCATCCGTACCCGCGGGCATCGGCTGGAGGGAATCTGGCACTCTGGTTCCCCGATGGCAGGGATTATCAACCTCGTGCGGGGGATGCTGGTGCTGGTTCCGCGCGACATGACGCGGGCGGCAGGATTCTACAACACGGTCCTCCGCTCCGATGATCCGGCGCTAATTGTGGAAGTCCTCAACGGCTATCGGCTTAAAGAACGGTTGCCAGCCAATATCGGCGAGTTCACTGTACCAGTCGGGGTCCCAGAGGTCCTGCGAGAGGGCACGGACATCACCATCGTGACCTATGGAGCCTGCTGTCGAATCGTGCTGGAAGCTGCCCAACTGCTGGAGCGAGTCGGGATTAGCGCGGAGGTGATCGACGTCCAGTCACTGGTGCCGTTCGACATCCACCATCGGATTGTGGAGTCGCTGAAGAAGACCAATCGCATTCTGTTCGTGGACGAGGACGTTCCTGGGGGAACCACGGCGTACATGATGCAGCAGGTCTTAGAGGTTCAAGGTGGTTACCGCTGGCTGGATTCGCCACCGAAGACCCTGCCGGCCCAGGAGCATCGGCCTGCGTACGGGACGGATGGTGACTACTGGTCCAAGCCGAACGTGGAGCAGGTTTTCGAGGCGGCGTACATGGTCCTGCATGAGGCTGATCCACGTCGCTATCCACTCTTCTTCCGATGA
- the nhaA gene encoding Na+/H+ antiporter NhaA, whose protein sequence is MRVELLERYYACELTPVERFQHVVRSLLERPYVAGIVLVLCTIIALAWANSPWGDTYAALFYTHFVVGYGDIALSKPLVFWINDGLMAIFFFLVGLEVKREILEGELSTWQKAALPVVAAIGGMLFPALIFTAFNYGQPTLRGWAIPAATDIAFAVGILSLLGHRVPHSLRIFLLSLAIADDIGAVLIIAAFYTADLSFGALAVGAVGLGVLWGFNRLRIYNLAVYAVVGVVIWMAFLKSGVHPTVAGVLTALTVPLQPRMPWERFWRGTLQLLSESTYQDGMPKTYVMTLVEHVERASIQAMSPLQRAIHGLHMWVTYAIMPLFALANAGVRVEVEQIGMLLASPVLWGVALGLFLGKQLGVFGFSYLLTRLGVAKLPTGVRWSHVYGVSLLAGIGFTMALFIAGLAYGDSLLTLDEAKLGVLLGSALSAVVGTAVLWRVLPRLEAIQGEGALENAVK, encoded by the coding sequence ATGCGAGTGGAGTTATTGGAGCGGTACTACGCCTGCGAGCTGACCCCAGTAGAGCGCTTCCAGCATGTGGTACGCTCGCTACTAGAGCGCCCTTATGTGGCAGGCATCGTGCTCGTGCTGTGCACGATCATCGCACTCGCGTGGGCCAATAGTCCTTGGGGAGACACATATGCGGCGCTCTTTTACACCCACTTCGTTGTGGGCTACGGTGACATAGCGCTCTCAAAGCCGCTGGTGTTCTGGATCAACGACGGCTTGATGGCAATCTTCTTCTTCCTCGTGGGGCTCGAGGTGAAGCGGGAGATTCTGGAGGGGGAGCTCTCGACTTGGCAGAAGGCCGCGCTACCAGTCGTTGCCGCGATTGGTGGAATGCTCTTTCCAGCCCTGATCTTCACTGCATTCAATTACGGGCAACCAACTCTACGTGGGTGGGCAATTCCCGCCGCTACAGACATTGCCTTCGCCGTAGGGATTCTCTCCCTTTTGGGGCATCGAGTCCCGCATAGTTTGAGGATCTTCCTGCTGAGCTTAGCAATTGCTGATGATATCGGAGCTGTACTCATCATCGCCGCGTTCTACACAGCGGACTTGTCGTTTGGTGCGTTAGCGGTCGGTGCGGTGGGATTAGGGGTGCTATGGGGGTTCAACCGGCTGCGGATTTACAACCTCGCCGTGTATGCCGTAGTTGGTGTGGTGATCTGGATGGCCTTCCTGAAGTCGGGTGTCCATCCGACAGTGGCAGGAGTTTTGACGGCGCTGACAGTTCCCCTCCAACCCCGGATGCCATGGGAGCGGTTCTGGAGGGGGACTCTCCAGTTGTTGTCTGAGTCCACCTATCAGGATGGGATGCCGAAGACGTACGTCATGACGCTCGTTGAGCACGTAGAGCGGGCGAGCATTCAGGCGATGTCCCCTCTGCAGCGTGCTATCCATGGGCTGCATATGTGGGTGACGTACGCCATCATGCCGCTGTTCGCGTTAGCGAATGCGGGGGTAAGGGTGGAGGTAGAACAGATTGGGATGCTGCTGGCTTCGCCGGTGCTCTGGGGTGTTGCGTTGGGGCTCTTCTTAGGCAAGCAGCTTGGTGTCTTCGGGTTTTCCTATCTCCTGACTCGCTTGGGGGTAGCGAAGCTTCCTACGGGGGTACGATGGAGCCACGTGTATGGAGTGTCGCTCTTGGCAGGGATTGGCTTTACGATGGCGCTGTTCATTGCTGGACTGGCCTACGGGGATTCGCTGCTGACCTTAGATGAGGCAAAGCTTGGGGTATTACTCGGCTCAGCACTCTCAGCGGTTGTCGGTACGGCTGTACTCTGGCGTGTGCTCCCGCGTCTGGAGGCAATCCAGGGAGAGGGCGCGCTAGAGAATGCAGTCAAGTGA